One stretch of Chitinophaga pendula DNA includes these proteins:
- a CDS encoding eCIS core domain-containing protein has translation MFSQKTVTQQADEKNVIREQGNAGKSMPAVAIQKMANSSNDSAEEREEQSKPFQLRAAGPYRPNNTGLPDQLKTGIEATSGFSMDDVKVHYSSDKPAQLQALAYAQGTDIHIGPGQEKHLPHEAWHVVQQKQGRVQPTIQRKGARPINDDVGLEQEADVMGRQALSGVAQVGVLKQQSVSNPTVQGIFGITRDLLSAAVPLAGIYKGAVTGAALGSSFGMLGSLAGGAIGGVVGGVAGLVGGYGVQNALNYGRNAMFGPPSNVTGQSMPGPFDQMAYRLWKTDITEQNETIGMLSHAEKLKAEKQPLESGKVFSEHFKDQIAKPGDHQRKAAAYKNDLSEVLKSTDYIQMIFKGGLHKAAQDGSSSAGGGNLQYLPGKVPQHAEEARRMFNKLVTTKVTNVGVKRNKLDPVSAMGMNAKEEGGRLDGILHVGTVATRGVLLHELGHHLENNLSPLDFASLHNFLRARSKGDNLRKVGQGSLVGRENNETGYDTENPELGITPSKSLLKMAALSVPNAFGNEAAGNAINHFVMANSSTDESSYHSLSDRRGGTEFLSTTIHFFSTPETALKLVENDPFRVALFIMTANKAVYEEVRSKFDKKTDQHLDELIHRIG, from the coding sequence ATGTTCTCTCAAAAGACTGTTACACAGCAAGCTGATGAAAAGAATGTTATCCGTGAACAAGGAAATGCTGGTAAGTCGATGCCGGCGGTAGCTATACAGAAGATGGCTAATTCCTCAAATGACAGCGCAGAAGAAAGAGAAGAGCAGTCAAAGCCTTTTCAGTTGAGGGCTGCTGGTCCTTACCGACCTAACAATACCGGCCTGCCTGATCAGTTAAAGACAGGTATTGAGGCGACATCAGGTTTCTCGATGGACGATGTGAAGGTCCATTATAGCTCTGATAAACCCGCGCAGTTGCAGGCGTTGGCTTATGCGCAAGGTACAGATATACATATAGGGCCCGGTCAGGAAAAGCACTTGCCACATGAGGCCTGGCATGTGGTGCAGCAAAAGCAGGGGAGGGTACAGCCTACTATACAGCGAAAGGGAGCTAGGCCGATCAATGATGATGTAGGGCTGGAGCAGGAGGCGGATGTAATGGGGCGACAAGCATTGAGCGGTGTTGCGCAGGTGGGAGTGTTGAAGCAGCAATCGGTGAGCAATCCGACGGTACAGGGGATTTTCGGTATAACAAGGGACTTGCTGAGCGCAGCAGTACCATTGGCCGGTATATATAAGGGAGCTGTTACTGGTGCGGCTTTAGGATCGTCGTTTGGTATGCTGGGCAGTTTGGCAGGAGGAGCAATAGGTGGCGTTGTTGGAGGTGTTGCGGGGCTGGTAGGAGGGTATGGTGTTCAAAATGCATTGAATTACGGAAGGAATGCTATGTTCGGTCCTCCTTCCAATGTCACAGGTCAAAGTATGCCGGGGCCATTTGATCAAATGGCTTATCGACTTTGGAAAACGGATATCACCGAGCAAAATGAAACAATTGGTATGCTTTCCCATGCAGAAAAGCTAAAGGCTGAAAAGCAACCATTGGAATCGGGGAAAGTATTTAGTGAGCATTTTAAGGATCAGATTGCAAAACCTGGTGATCACCAGCGGAAAGCAGCGGCATACAAAAATGATCTTAGTGAGGTGTTAAAGAGTACGGATTATATACAGATGATTTTTAAAGGTGGGTTACACAAGGCAGCCCAGGACGGAAGTAGTAGCGCTGGAGGGGGAAATCTGCAATATCTTCCGGGAAAAGTTCCCCAACATGCGGAGGAGGCCAGGAGGATGTTTAATAAACTGGTGACAACCAAAGTTACCAATGTAGGTGTGAAAAGAAATAAGTTAGATCCCGTGTCGGCGATGGGTATGAATGCAAAAGAAGAAGGAGGGAGATTAGATGGCATATTACATGTTGGGACGGTTGCTACCAGGGGAGTGCTCTTACATGAGTTAGGCCATCATTTGGAGAATAACTTGTCACCATTGGATTTCGCTTCATTACACAATTTCCTGAGAGCCCGAAGCAAGGGGGATAACTTACGAAAGGTCGGCCAGGGTAGTCTGGTCGGTCGGGAGAATAACGAAACCGGGTACGACACAGAGAATCCCGAATTGGGTATTACACCGTCGAAATCCCTATTGAAAATGGCTGCATTGTCAGTTCCTAATGCCTTCGGAAATGAGGCGGCTGGTAATGCGATCAATCACTTTGTGATGGCAAATAGCAGCACCGATGAATCAAGCTATCATTCCCTTTCAGATCGCAGGGGTGGTACGGAATTTCTTTCCACGACCATACATTTTTTCAGTACTCCTGAAACAGCCCTGAAGTTAGTAGAAAACGATCCTTTTAGGGTAGCGCTGTTTATTATGACTGCTAATAAAGCCGTTTATGAAGAAGTAAGAAGTAAGTTCGATAAGAAAACAGATCAGCACCTGGATGAACTTATCCACAGAATAGGGTAA
- a CDS encoding RHS repeat domain-containing protein, whose product MDRRNALGKRYLYGGFFDYPFGMLQPGRTYVLGGGGGYRYGFNGKENDNEVKGVGNQQDYGMRVYDPRVGKFLSVDPITKQYPELTPYQFASNSPIMGIDLDGLELLPVNSSMYRMAFVGSKSKLGISDELHIVQTVVDNIPVALNDGAGDLKYTKGGPVGSDGKDYKGAIIYSPGRYYNSGPDFNGKYGDEGREDPGEARKNDFGRLGVRPIKSSNYRTRNNIATGGGIIDQISKLKGLVDNQLNVPEWNASALEQAQRRTFYQATNLINSYIKDGMFVRLDQTFRTGQGKADLINFINDGTIPLTGNWAQGLGSSQVRSMSEYSLTVMHVGIQILKDQGIPLKESVSKSFSNLKDIYQRNGGEKKY is encoded by the coding sequence ATGGATAGGAGAAACGCATTAGGAAAAAGGTATCTTTATGGTGGGTTCTTTGATTATCCTTTTGGAATGTTGCAGCCTGGTCGGACGTATGTGTTGGGTGGGGGAGGAGGTTATCGTTATGGGTTCAATGGGAAGGAGAATGATAATGAGGTGAAGGGCGTTGGAAATCAGCAGGATTATGGGATGCGGGTGTATGATCCGAGGGTAGGGAAGTTTTTGAGTGTTGATCCTATTACGAAGCAATACCCTGAGTTAACCCCTTATCAGTTCGCAAGTAATAGTCCTATTATGGGAATTGACCTTGACGGATTGGAATTATTACCCGTTAATAGCTCTATGTATAGGATGGCATTTGTTGGTTCCAAGTCCAAACTGGGTATTTCGGACGAACTACATATAGTTCAGACAGTTGTTGATAATATTCCAGTAGCATTGAATGATGGCGCTGGAGATCTTAAGTATACAAAAGGAGGCCCTGTCGGTTCTGATGGTAAAGATTATAAAGGTGCTATTATTTACAGTCCTGGAAGATATTATAATTCTGGTCCAGACTTTAATGGCAAGTATGGAGATGAAGGAAGGGAGGATCCTGGAGAGGCTAGGAAGAATGATTTCGGTCGGTTAGGAGTGAGACCTATAAAGAGCTCGAATTATAGAACGCGGAACAATATTGCAACCGGAGGAGGAATAATTGATCAGATATCAAAGTTAAAAGGGCTTGTCGATAATCAACTAAATGTACCGGAATGGAATGCTTCGGCATTAGAGCAAGCACAAAGAAGAACTTTTTATCAGGCAACCAATTTGATCAATTCGTATATCAAGGACGGCATGTTTGTTAGGCTTGATCAGACATTTAGAACCGGTCAAGGCAAGGCAGATCTTATCAACTTTATTAACGATGGAACAATACCCCTAACAGGTAATTGGGCGCAAGGATTAGGTAGTTCCCAAGTTAGATCAATGTCGGAATATTCATTGACTGTAATGCACGTGGGAATTCAGATACTTAAAGATCAAGGTATTCCATTAAAGGAGTCAGTATCAAAATCTTTTTCGAATCTGAAAGATATCTATCAACGTAACGGAGGTGAAAAAAAATACTAA
- a CDS encoding ABC transporter ATP-binding protein gives MDNSAQKKVFDFSLLRRIFSFAAPYRRSFYTSIFLTVVLALLSPIRPYLIQLTVDKYITNQWMQMLIIVTIVQVVLLLLETAVRFFFSYLTNWLGQSVIKDLRVAVFKKVVHLNLGFFDKTPIGTLTTRTINDIEAINDVFSEGIISIVADLLMIVAILGVMAYEDWRLTLISLSPFPVLIFATYLFKESVNKSFHQVRNAVSALNAFVQEHLTGMVVVQAFSAEKREHARFRTINKEHRKANIDAIFAYSVFFPVVEIILAISLGLMVWWGANKVLNYEVTQGVMIAFIMYLNMLFRPLRVLADKFNTLQMGMVASERVFKVLDSDDYMPNKGTHTTPVTKGSLDFEHVYFAYKEEHYVLKDINFSVNAGETVAIVGHTGSGKTTIISILNRLYEINKGQIKLDGVNIQDYELSALRSRIGVVLQDVFLFSGSVYENITLRNPGISRQQVEEAARLIGMHDFIMQLPGGYDYLVMERGSTLSLGQRQLISFVRALLYDPAILILDEATSSVDTESEQLIQNAIDKLISDRTAIVIAHRLSTISKADKIIVLDKGEIKEMGNHEELLKLEGFYAKLHAMQFTKAGPAV, from the coding sequence TTGGACAACTCAGCGCAAAAAAAAGTTTTTGACTTCAGTTTATTGCGGCGCATATTCTCATTTGCAGCGCCCTACCGAAGATCATTCTACACCTCTATATTTTTAACGGTCGTATTGGCCCTCCTGTCGCCTATACGCCCTTACCTCATCCAGCTGACGGTAGATAAATATATCACCAACCAGTGGATGCAGATGCTGATCATCGTGACAATCGTACAGGTGGTATTACTACTCCTCGAAACAGCCGTACGGTTTTTCTTTTCCTACCTGACAAACTGGCTGGGGCAATCCGTGATCAAAGACCTGCGAGTGGCGGTTTTTAAAAAGGTAGTGCACCTGAACCTGGGCTTTTTTGACAAAACACCGATCGGAACCTTAACCACCCGTACGATCAATGATATTGAAGCTATCAACGACGTATTCTCAGAAGGTATCATCTCTATTGTGGCCGATCTGTTGATGATCGTGGCCATCCTCGGGGTAATGGCTTACGAAGACTGGCGGCTGACCCTGATCAGCCTGTCACCTTTCCCGGTACTCATTTTTGCTACCTACCTGTTCAAAGAGAGCGTTAACAAATCCTTCCACCAGGTGCGTAATGCCGTGTCCGCCCTGAACGCTTTCGTTCAAGAACACCTGACCGGCATGGTCGTAGTACAGGCCTTCTCCGCGGAAAAAAGAGAACATGCGCGCTTCCGGACCATCAACAAAGAACACCGGAAAGCAAACATCGATGCCATATTTGCCTATTCCGTATTCTTTCCAGTAGTGGAGATCATCCTGGCTATTTCACTCGGCCTCATGGTATGGTGGGGCGCTAATAAGGTCCTCAACTATGAAGTGACCCAGGGGGTAATGATCGCTTTCATTATGTACCTCAACATGCTGTTCCGTCCGCTACGCGTGCTGGCAGATAAATTCAATACCCTGCAGATGGGGATGGTAGCCAGTGAACGGGTCTTCAAAGTATTGGATAGTGACGATTACATGCCCAATAAAGGTACCCATACCACCCCGGTAACCAAAGGGAGCCTGGATTTCGAACATGTATACTTTGCTTATAAAGAAGAGCATTACGTATTAAAAGATATTAACTTTAGTGTAAATGCGGGAGAGACGGTCGCCATAGTAGGGCATACCGGTTCCGGTAAAACAACCATCATCAGTATCCTCAACAGGCTGTATGAGATCAATAAAGGCCAGATCAAACTGGACGGGGTCAACATCCAGGATTATGAACTATCTGCCTTACGTAGCAGGATTGGGGTCGTATTGCAGGACGTATTCCTGTTCTCCGGCTCCGTGTATGAGAACATCACTCTTCGTAATCCGGGCATCAGCCGGCAGCAGGTAGAAGAAGCCGCCCGACTGATCGGTATGCACGATTTTATCATGCAATTGCCGGGCGGATACGACTACCTCGTTATGGAAAGAGGGAGCACCCTCTCCCTCGGACAACGGCAGCTGATCTCTTTTGTACGGGCATTGCTGTATGATCCCGCCATCCTCATACTGGATGAGGCCACTTCTTCTGTAGATACTGAATCTGAACAACTTATACAAAATGCGATCGATAAGCTGATCTCAGATCGTACCGCTATCGTCATCGCACACCGCCTGTCTACTATCAGTAAGGCAGATAAGATCATTGTGCTCGACAAAGGAGAGATCAAGGAAATGGGCAACCATGAGGAATTGCTGAAACTGGAGGGCTTCTATGCCAAGTTGCATGCCATGCAATTCACCAAAGCGGGCCCGGCCGTATAG
- the atpA gene encoding F0F1 ATP synthase subunit alpha, which produces MVEIKPDEISAILRQQLSNFNASADLEEVGTVLQVGDGIARVYGLNNVRAGELVSFENDVKAIALNLEEDNVGVVLMGESKGIKEGDKVRRTGQIASIKVGEGLVGRVINTLGEPIDGKGPVTGELYEMPLERKAPGVIYREPVKEPLQTGIKAIDAMIPVGRGQRELVIGDRQTGKTAICLDTIINQKEFFDAGKPVYCIYVAIGQKASTIAGVMKTLQDNGAMAYTTIVAASAADPAPLQFFAPFAGAAIGEFFRDTGRPALIVYDDLSKQAVAYREVSLLLRRPPGREAYPGDVFYLHSRLLERAAKIISKDEIAQQMNDCPDSIKHLVKGGGSLTALPIIETQAGDVSAYIPTNVISITDGQIFLESNLFNAGIRPAINVGISVSRVGGNAQIKSMKKVSGTLKLDQAQYREMEAFSKFGGDLDAATKSVLDKGARNVEILKQAQFSPYAVEKQVAMIYLGTNGLLREVPVKNVRAFEEAFLNEMEVRLPEVLGEFKKGNLPEDGIKRMVTLANELKPRFA; this is translated from the coding sequence ATGGTTGAAATCAAACCTGATGAAATTTCGGCGATACTCCGCCAGCAGTTAAGCAACTTCAATGCTTCTGCCGACCTCGAAGAGGTAGGTACCGTATTGCAGGTGGGTGATGGTATTGCCCGTGTATATGGACTGAACAACGTGCGCGCAGGGGAATTGGTGAGCTTCGAAAACGATGTGAAAGCAATCGCCCTCAACCTCGAAGAAGATAACGTTGGTGTGGTATTGATGGGTGAATCAAAAGGAATTAAAGAAGGTGATAAAGTACGCCGTACCGGTCAGATCGCTTCCATTAAAGTAGGGGAAGGTCTCGTTGGTCGCGTAATCAATACGCTGGGCGAACCTATCGATGGTAAAGGCCCCGTAACCGGCGAACTGTATGAAATGCCCCTGGAGCGTAAAGCTCCTGGCGTTATCTACCGCGAACCAGTAAAAGAACCCCTGCAGACAGGTATCAAAGCGATCGACGCCATGATCCCCGTAGGCCGTGGACAACGTGAACTCGTGATCGGTGACCGTCAGACCGGTAAAACTGCCATCTGCCTGGATACCATCATCAACCAGAAAGAATTTTTTGATGCAGGCAAGCCTGTATATTGCATATACGTAGCTATCGGTCAGAAAGCATCTACCATCGCTGGTGTGATGAAGACCCTGCAGGACAACGGCGCTATGGCTTATACCACCATCGTAGCTGCTTCCGCTGCTGACCCGGCTCCTCTCCAGTTCTTCGCTCCATTCGCCGGCGCCGCTATCGGTGAATTCTTCCGCGATACCGGTCGTCCTGCTCTCATCGTTTATGATGATCTGTCCAAACAAGCCGTTGCGTACCGTGAAGTATCCCTGCTGCTCCGCCGACCTCCCGGACGTGAAGCATACCCTGGTGACGTATTCTACCTCCACAGCCGCCTGCTCGAACGTGCTGCTAAAATTATCTCCAAAGATGAGATCGCACAGCAGATGAACGACTGCCCGGATTCTATCAAACACCTCGTAAAAGGTGGTGGATCCCTCACCGCATTGCCTATCATCGAAACACAGGCAGGTGACGTATCTGCATACATCCCCACCAACGTGATCTCCATTACCGATGGTCAGATCTTCCTGGAATCAAACTTGTTCAACGCAGGTATCCGCCCCGCTATCAACGTAGGTATCTCCGTAAGCCGCGTGGGTGGTAACGCTCAGATCAAATCCATGAAGAAAGTATCCGGTACCCTGAAACTGGACCAGGCTCAATATCGCGAGATGGAAGCCTTCTCTAAATTCGGTGGTGACCTCGATGCCGCTACCAAATCCGTACTGGATAAAGGTGCCCGTAACGTGGAAATCCTCAAACAAGCTCAGTTTAGCCCTTACGCAGTAGAAAAACAGGTAGCTATGATCTACCTGGGTACCAACGGTCTGCTCCGTGAAGTACCAGTGAAAAATGTACGCGCATTCGAAGAGGCGTTCCTCAACGAAATGGAAGTACGTCTCCCTGAAGTACTGGGTGAGTTCAAAAAAGGTAACCTGCCAGAAGATGGTATCAAACGCATGGTGACCCTGGCCAACGAACTGAAACCAAGATTCGCCTAA
- the atpE gene encoding ATP synthase F0 subunit C — protein sequence MAILTVLLQAAATSGLAKAGGAVGAGIAAIAAGIGVGNIGKSALESIARQPEAANDIRANMILAAALVEGVALFGVIAGLLAVVL from the coding sequence ATGGCAATTTTGACTGTTTTATTGCAGGCTGCTGCTACTTCTGGCCTGGCTAAAGCTGGTGGTGCTGTTGGTGCTGGTATCGCTGCTATCGCAGCTGGTATCGGTGTAGGTAACATCGGTAAGAGCGCGCTGGAATCTATCGCTCGTCAGCCCGAAGCTGCTAACGACATCCGTGCAAACATGATCCTGGCTGCGGCGCTGGTAGAGGGTGTTGCCCTGTTCGGCGTTATCGCTGGTCTGCTGGCAGTAGTACTCTAA
- the atpF gene encoding F0F1 ATP synthase subunit B: MDLLLPELGLFTISFLIFIIVFLILKKFAWKPILATLKERETSIADAILSAERVKEEMAQMKAEHEHVLAEAKAERSKILKEAKDAKDQIIAEAKAQAQAEAKKIINEAYTAIDNQKMAALTDVKNQVGALVIEVAEKVLRKELADKSAQEQYVQQLAGEIKLN, encoded by the coding sequence ATGGATCTGTTGCTGCCCGAATTAGGCTTGTTTACAATCTCATTCCTGATCTTCATTATTGTTTTCCTCATCCTGAAAAAATTTGCCTGGAAGCCTATCCTGGCTACCTTGAAAGAAAGGGAAACATCTATCGCCGATGCTATCTTATCAGCCGAAAGGGTGAAAGAAGAAATGGCGCAGATGAAAGCAGAGCATGAACACGTCCTGGCCGAAGCTAAAGCTGAGAGAAGCAAAATTCTCAAAGAAGCAAAAGACGCCAAAGATCAGATCATTGCTGAAGCTAAAGCCCAGGCTCAGGCAGAAGCTAAAAAGATCATCAACGAAGCCTACACCGCTATCGATAACCAGAAAATGGCTGCCCTCACCGACGTGAAAAACCAGGTAGGCGCCCTCGTAATCGAAGTAGCAGAAAAAGTATTGCGCAAAGAACTGGCAGACAAATCTGCTCAGGAGCAATATGTACAACAACTGGCTGGAGAAATTAAACTGAACTAA
- the atpB gene encoding F0F1 ATP synthase subunit A: MMAFCLGGFSTAVNAREHTPQEEHATATAHEGHEAAAGHEAEAEKGGFNAKEVLLGHVKDAHDWHLLSIGDNHVTLPLPVIIYNPARGTAVFSSSKFEHGHHAYEGYRLVNAHYLHEKGLDPAQYTEGKIIAVDANDMPTGEKIYDLSITKNITSMIIAAILLVILMLGVAKAYRTRGSKQAPKGFQGLIEPVIIFMRDEVVKPNIPGKSAAKYTPLILTIFFFILINNLLGLLPGSANVTGNIAVTAALAIISFIAILFSSNKHYWGHILNPPVPFLVKFILAPVELIGVFTKPVSLAIRLFANILAGHIIILSIISLVFIFGSLSKAAGYGFLPITVAFNIVMMMLELLVAFIQAFIFANLTAVFIGQAMEGAHDDHH; the protein is encoded by the coding sequence ATGATGGCTTTTTGCCTCGGTGGATTTTCTACTGCTGTAAATGCCCGGGAGCATACCCCCCAGGAAGAGCATGCAACCGCTACTGCTCATGAAGGTCATGAAGCAGCTGCTGGCCATGAAGCCGAAGCTGAAAAAGGCGGCTTTAATGCGAAGGAAGTATTACTGGGCCACGTAAAGGATGCCCATGACTGGCATCTCCTGAGCATCGGCGACAACCACGTTACCTTGCCCCTGCCCGTTATCATCTACAATCCTGCCAGAGGTACTGCTGTTTTTTCCTCCTCAAAGTTTGAACATGGCCACCACGCCTACGAAGGCTACCGCCTCGTAAATGCACACTATCTGCATGAAAAAGGCCTGGATCCGGCTCAATATACCGAAGGTAAGATCATCGCCGTAGACGCGAATGATATGCCTACCGGTGAGAAGATCTACGATCTTTCCATCACCAAGAACATCACTTCCATGATCATTGCCGCTATTCTGCTGGTGATCCTCATGCTGGGTGTCGCCAAAGCATACCGCACCCGCGGTTCCAAACAAGCGCCTAAAGGATTCCAGGGGCTTATCGAGCCGGTCATCATCTTTATGCGTGACGAAGTGGTAAAACCTAATATCCCTGGCAAAAGCGCGGCTAAATACACCCCGCTGATCCTGACTATCTTCTTCTTTATCCTGATCAACAACCTGTTAGGACTGTTACCGGGCTCTGCCAACGTAACCGGCAACATCGCCGTTACCGCTGCCCTGGCTATCATCAGCTTCATCGCCATCCTCTTCAGCTCTAATAAACACTACTGGGGGCACATCCTGAACCCTCCGGTTCCTTTCCTGGTTAAGTTCATCCTGGCGCCTGTAGAGTTGATCGGTGTATTCACCAAACCAGTATCCCTCGCGATCAGGTTGTTTGCCAACATCCTCGCAGGTCACATCATCATCCTGAGCATCATTTCACTGGTATTTATATTCGGCTCCCTGAGCAAAGCGGCCGGTTACGGCTTCCTGCCCATCACTGTTGCATTCAACATCGTAATGATGATGCTGGAGCTGCTAGTTGCCTTCATACAGGCCTTTATCTTTGCCAACCTGACCGCCGTATTTATCGGCCAGGCAATGGAAGGTGCACACGATGATCATCACTAA
- the atpH gene encoding ATP synthase F1 subunit delta: protein MQNPRLASRYAKSLVDLAVEQNQLEPVQQDMLVLQQLFKGNRDVVALLKSPIIKADKKQKILAAVLEGKVSNLTASFINLLISKGRESYLPEMLSAYLQEYDVIKKINKVKITSAVPLDAATLALIKKQVEAGSDASIELETSVDEALIGGFVLETGDKLVDASVLRDLKDIKKQFEKNIYVPNIR from the coding sequence ATGCAAAATCCCCGTTTAGCATCCCGGTATGCAAAATCTCTGGTGGACCTGGCAGTAGAACAGAACCAGCTGGAACCTGTACAGCAGGATATGCTTGTATTGCAACAGCTCTTCAAAGGCAATCGCGATGTGGTGGCTTTGCTCAAAAGTCCCATCATCAAAGCCGATAAAAAGCAGAAGATCCTGGCAGCCGTTCTGGAAGGTAAAGTGAGCAATCTCACCGCGTCCTTTATCAACCTGCTGATCTCCAAAGGCCGCGAAAGCTACCTGCCCGAAATGCTCTCCGCATACCTGCAGGAATACGATGTGATCAAAAAGATCAATAAAGTAAAGATTACTTCCGCCGTTCCCTTGGATGCTGCTACACTGGCACTGATTAAAAAACAGGTAGAAGCTGGCAGCGATGCTTCCATCGAACTGGAAACATCAGTAGATGAAGCGCTCATCGGTGGATTTGTACTCGAAACCGGTGATAAACTGGTAGATGCTTCCGTTCTCCGTGACCTGAAAGACATCAAAAAACAATTCGAGAAAAACATTTACGTTCCGAATATTCGCTAA
- a CDS encoding DUF433 domain-containing protein, whose translation MDFVERNANRGFGQPVIKGRRLTVFSALSHANYAISLTSFLEDFELSLEELVSAVSYCKNRVCHDLNSPTDQYCDGCILRSISSGWKSIKDDFVEKNGVSISRDGKIFFLGSLDELEESEFGIMGWLLAERVEKRLHEI comes from the coding sequence ATGGATTTTGTAGAACGTAATGCTAATAGAGGTTTTGGCCAGCCTGTTATTAAGGGAAGGCGCTTAACTGTGTTTAGTGCCTTATCTCACGCGAATTATGCAATAAGTCTTACTAGTTTTTTAGAAGATTTTGAATTATCGCTTGAGGAGTTAGTATCTGCTGTTTCTTATTGCAAGAATAGAGTATGCCATGATCTTAATAGTCCAACAGATCAGTATTGTGATGGTTGTATCTTACGGAGTATTAGTAGTGGATGGAAGTCAATTAAGGATGATTTTGTTGAGAAGAATGGAGTTTCTATCTCAAGGGACGGGAAAATTTTTTTCTTGGGTTCTTTAGATGAGTTAGAAGAATCAGAGTTTGGTATTATGGGATGGTTACTAGCAGAGAGGGTAGAAAAGAGATTGCATGAGATTTAA
- a CDS encoding DUF5615 family PIN-like protein, translating to MGLQLATRIYIGSRYRYGFNGKENDDEVKGVGNQQDYGMRVYDPRVGKFLSIDPLTQQYPELTPYQFASNTPIWAIDIDGAEGGIPVSYSSIIPEIKEWWNASSKTGSDLAHGWYNAAGIPAQRKNYTNGDAVISFLAVSGKAYTEYRSGGLMSGGGANRNFRRAPQEPMVEVHVSSTPQMPKTAIKADVTRPLVRVTTVSGSESLDIPPMYNSRLRGRELIVDDNLSPKLMRPLEEAGFSVKRFPKVTLDEDIIKYAQQGNSIILTNNIKDFRGNNGVTAIKVTSKQQQNYQQIVPLMKSLDAKSQANPSILKPGKVVSLANPE from the coding sequence ATTGGCCTACAACTGGCGACGCGAATATATATTGGGAGTCGGTATCGTTATGGGTTTAATGGGAAGGAGAACGATGATGAGGTCAAGGGAGTGGGTAATCAGCAGGATTATGGGATGCGGGTGTATGATCCGAGGGTTGGGAAGTTTTTGAGTATAGATCCACTTACACAACAATATCCAGAGTTGACTCCCTATCAGTTCGCAAGTAATACTCCAATATGGGCAATAGATATAGATGGTGCAGAAGGCGGGATACCTGTTAGCTACAGTAGCATAATTCCTGAGATTAAAGAATGGTGGAATGCTTCTAGTAAAACGGGTTCCGACTTAGCTCATGGTTGGTATAATGCCGCAGGAATCCCCGCACAAAGGAAGAATTATACAAATGGAGATGCGGTAATATCATTTTTAGCAGTTAGTGGAAAAGCATATACAGAATATCGTAGTGGGGGATTAATGTCAGGTGGAGGTGCGAACAGGAACTTTAGAAGGGCGCCTCAAGAGCCTATGGTAGAGGTGCATGTGAGTTCAACACCTCAAATGCCTAAGACTGCTATTAAAGCAGATGTGACAAGACCATTGGTGCGGGTAACTACTGTGTCAGGGAGTGAATCATTGGATATTCCTCCAATGTATAATAGTAGATTACGTGGCCGTGAGCTTATCGTAGACGATAACTTGTCGCCTAAACTGATGAGACCATTAGAGGAGGCTGGTTTTAGTGTAAAGAGATTCCCTAAGGTTACTTTAGATGAAGATATTATTAAATATGCCCAACAAGGAAATTCTATAATACTTACTAATAATATAAAAGACTTCAGAGGAAATAATGGTGTTACAGCTATAAAGGTCACTTCCAAACAGCAGCAGAATTATCAGCAAATTGTTCCTTTAATGAAGTCTTTGGATGCCAAATCACAAGCCAATCCGTCAATATTAAAGCCTGGTAAAGTTGTATCTTTAGCCAATCCCGAATAA